GCTCGGTCTCGATCTCCCGCTCCAGGTAGTAGCGGCGCTCCTCGTCGAGGGTGTCCCACTTGTTGTACGCGATGACGAGCGCCCGGCCCGCCTCGACGGCCATGGTGACGATCCGCTGGTCCTGCACCGAGATGGACTCGGCGGCGTCGATGAGGACGACGGCCACCTCGGCCTTCTCTACGGCGGCGGCGGTGCGCAAGGAGGCGTAGTAGTCGGCGCCCTGCTGGAGGTGGACCCGCTTGCGGATGCCCGCCGTGTCGACGAACTTCCAGGTGGTGCCACCGAGTTCGATCAGTTCGTCGACCGGGTCGCGCGTGGTGCCGGCGAGTTCGTTGACGACGACGCGCTCCTCGCCTGCAACCTTGTTCAGCAGCGAGGACTTGCCGACGTTCGGGCGGCCGATCAGGGCGATGCGGCGCGGACCGCCGACGCCGGTGCCGCCGACGGCGTCGCGCGGTGCCTCCGGCAGCGCCTCCAGGACGGCGTCCAGCATGTCGCCGGTGCCGCGGCCGTGCAGCGCGGACACCGGGTAGGGCTCGCCGAGGCCCAGGGACCACAGGTAGGCCGCGTCGGCCTCGCCGCTCGGGCCGTCGACCTTGTTGGCGCACAGCACGACGGGCTTGCCGGCCTTGCGCAGCAGTCGGACGACCGCCTCGTCGGTGTCGGTGGCGCCCACCTTGGCGTCGACCACGAAGACGACCGCGTCGGCCGCCTCGATGGCGAACTCGGCCTGCGCGGCCACGGAGGCGTCGATGCCGAAGACGTCCTGCTCCCAGCCGCCGGTGTCGACGACCTTGAAGCGGCGACCCGCCCACTCGGCCTCGTAGGTGACACGGTCGCGGGTGACGCCCGGCTTGTCCTCGACGACGGCCTCGCGGCGGCCGATGATGCGGTTCACCAGAGTCGACTTGCCGACGTTCGGGCGGCCGACCACGGCGAGGACGGGCAGCGGGCCGTGCCCGGCCGCCTCGATGGCGCCCTCGACGTCCTCCAGGTCGAAGCCCTCTTCGGCGGCGAGCTCCATGAACTCCGCGTACTCGGCGTCGCCGAGCGCCCCGTGATCGTGCTCGAACGCGTCCGAGCCGTCGGGCTGGATCTGGTCGTTCATGAAGTCCGTACCTCGTCGTTCATCGTGGTGATCGGTGGAGCACCCGGTTCGGGGTGATCCACTACTCAGTGTCGCCCAGCGCCCGGTCGGGCGCCCGGCGTTTTCGGCCCGCTTCCCGGACCGTCAGACCCGCCCGCCGGGGGCGGCGAGCCGGCCGGTGAGCCGTCTGGCCTGCTCCAGGTGCTCGGTGAGCTGCTTCTGGATGCGCTCGGTCGCCTCGTCCAGCGCCGTGCGCGTACGCCGCCCGCTGCCGTCGCCCGCCTCGAGCGGTTCGCCGAAGACGACGTCGACGCGGTGCCGCAGCGGAGGCAGCCCCTTTATCAACCGTCCCGGCCGTTCGGAACTTCCCAGGACGGCGACCGGGACGACCGGGGCGCCGCTGCGCACGGCGAAGTAGGCGAGGCCGGCCCGCAGCGCGGCGAAGTCTCCCTCCCCGCGGGTGCCCTCGGGGAATATCCCCAGCACGCCGCCGGCCGACAGCACGTCCAGCGCCCGGGTGACGGCCGTGCGGTCGGTGCTCTGCCGGTCCACCTTCACCTGACCGATCCTGGTCAGGAAGGGGTCGAGCGGGCCGACGAACGCCTCCTTCTTGATCAGGAAGTGCACCGGCCGGGGCGCGACGCCCATCACCATCGGACCGTCGATGTTGTGGGAGTGGTTGACGGCGAAGATGGCCGGGCCGGTCGCCGGGACCTTCCAGGCGCCCAGCACCCGGGGCCGCCACAGCGCGTGCATCAGCGAGAGGCCGATGCGCCGGCCGGTCTCCGCGCCCCGCCGGGACGGTGCCTCGGTCACTTCGCCGCCCGCTTCTCCTCGACGAGGGTGACGACGCACTCGATGACCTGCGCCAGCGTGAGGTCGGTGGTGTCCACCTCGACCGCGTCGTCCGCCTTGGCGAGCGGCGAGGTCTTCCTGCCGGAGTCGGCGGCGTCCCGCTTGATCAGGGCCTCGCGGGTGGCGTCGACGTCCGCGTTCTTCAGCTCCCCGCTGCGCCGGGCGGCGCGGGCCTCCGGGGAGGCGGTGAGGAAGATCTTCAGGTCGGCGTCCGGCAGCACCGTCGTACCGATGTCACGGCCCTCGACGACGATGCCGTTGCGCGCGCCGGCCGCGATGGAGCGCTGGAGCTCGGTGATCCGGGCACGCACCTCGGGCACCGCGCTGACCGCGCTGACCGTGGCGGTGACCTCCTGCGTGCGGATCGGGCCGGCGACGTCCACGCCGTCGACCGTGATCGTCGGCTGGACCGGGTCGGTGCCGGAGACGATGTCCGGCTTGCCGGCCACGGCGGCGATCTCCGACGGGTCGTCGACGTCGATCCCGTTGGTCACCATCCACCAGGTGATCGCCCGGTACTGGGCACCGGTGTCCAGATAGCTCAGTCCGAGCTGCGCCG
This region of Streptomyces chromofuscus genomic DNA includes:
- a CDS encoding lysophospholipid acyltransferase family protein; the encoded protein is MHALWRPRVLGAWKVPATGPAIFAVNHSHNIDGPMVMGVAPRPVHFLIKKEAFVGPLDPFLTRIGQVKVDRQSTDRTAVTRALDVLSAGGVLGIFPEGTRGEGDFAALRAGLAYFAVRSGAPVVPVAVLGSSERPGRLIKGLPPLRHRVDVVFGEPLEAGDGSGRRTRTALDEATERIQKQLTEHLEQARRLTGRLAAPGGRV
- the der gene encoding ribosome biogenesis GTPase Der: MNDQIQPDGSDAFEHDHGALGDAEYAEFMELAAEEGFDLEDVEGAIEAAGHGPLPVLAVVGRPNVGKSTLVNRIIGRREAVVEDKPGVTRDRVTYEAEWAGRRFKVVDTGGWEQDVFGIDASVAAQAEFAIEAADAVVFVVDAKVGATDTDEAVVRLLRKAGKPVVLCANKVDGPSGEADAAYLWSLGLGEPYPVSALHGRGTGDMLDAVLEALPEAPRDAVGGTGVGGPRRIALIGRPNVGKSSLLNKVAGEERVVVNELAGTTRDPVDELIELGGTTWKFVDTAGIRKRVHLQQGADYYASLRTAAAVEKAEVAVVLIDAAESISVQDQRIVTMAVEAGRALVIAYNKWDTLDEERRYYLEREIETELGQVSWAPRVNVSARTGRHMEKLVPAIETALAGWETRVPTGRLNAFLGELVSAHPHPVRGGKQPRILFGTQAGTKPPRFVLFASGFIEAGYRRFIERRLREEFGFEGTPIHISVRVREKRGAKRK
- the cmk gene encoding (d)CMP kinase yields the protein MESAPAVIVAIDGPSGTGKSSTSKAVAAQLGLSYLDTGAQYRAITWWMVTNGIDVDDPSEIAAVAGKPDIVSGTDPVQPTITVDGVDVAGPIRTQEVTATVSAVSAVPEVRARITELQRSIAAGARNGIVVEGRDIGTTVLPDADLKIFLTASPEARAARRSGELKNADVDATREALIKRDAADSGRKTSPLAKADDAVEVDTTDLTLAQVIECVVTLVEEKRAAK